The segment CGATAACGACATCGCAAGTCTGCAATTTTTCAATCAATTTATCTAGGTGGGCAAGTGAATAAGCCAAATCGCCATCAAGAAAGCAGATCAAATCACCATTTGCATATTCAACTCCTCGCCGAATCGCATACCCTTTGCCTGCTCGCGGTTTGTAAGACAGCAATTTAATCTGAGGCGTTTTTGCAATCCGAATTCCGGCGGTGATGATGTGTTTTGTGCGATCGCTCGATCCGTCATCTACAAAAATGAACGTAAAATTGGGATGCGTTTTGAGATAGTGCAAAACCGCTTCAAATGTTCGCTGAATGCAAGCTTGTTCGTTATAAACCGGAAGCACGATCGAGACTTGCTCAAGTGGATTCAACCGGGGCGAATGTGGAGCAGATTCATGTCCATGTTGGGGAGGACGCGGATTCGTCAGTTTTGCCCAAGCCTCGATCGGGTTCCAAGGTCTTTTCATGCTTTATTGTGCAAATTGCCGCTTCACTCAAGATACAGGATTTAGAAACGCTCAACCCTAGAAAAACTTAATTTTCCGAGAGGCGTAGAGGCACATTCGCAATAAAACTAATCCCTCACGAACATGCGCAATATTAGATGTGCCATAAGTTCGAGGT is part of the Leptolyngbya boryana PCC 6306 genome and harbors:
- a CDS encoding glycosyltransferase — its product is MKRPWNPIEAWAKLTNPRPPQHGHESAPHSPRLNPLEQVSIVLPVYNEQACIQRTFEAVLHYLKTHPNFTFIFVDDGSSDRTKHIITAGIRIAKTPQIKLLSYKPRAGKGYAIRRGVEYANGDLICFLDGDLAYSLAHLDKLIEKLQTCDVVIGNRALIRGRHQPENFDRKITEKVFNFLSRRILNLQYSDMQAGLKGFRKSAAKQLFFYQILTGFSFDVELIYLAKQWGYTIGEVPAIVSKQHQKKMSKVHLLRDSIKMLLDLLKIRFNDQLGRYQ